From one Gracilibacillus salinarum genomic stretch:
- a CDS encoding DUF72 domain-containing protein, giving the protein MTVLIGLTGWGDHPTLYKSSNERNQKLKSYSSHFPVVEIDSSFYAIQSQTNYQKWVEETPDNFSFVIKAFQTITGHDRKKITNREAKEIVKAFITSIQPVIEAGKLNSVLFQFPPWFDVQQRHIEKLKKIRQWMGDIPTAIEFRNRSWYEGHQQETIDFLKQLQVTHTICDEPQAGQGSIPIVTDTTNDRALIRFHGRNVHGWNNHGQEDWRAVRFLYRYNETELQQWAERIQLLKKQVSEITILFNNNSGGDAADNAKQLLTLLDINYEGLHPKQIDFFDLL; this is encoded by the coding sequence ATGACTGTTTTGATAGGGTTAACAGGATGGGGAGATCACCCAACTTTATATAAATCTAGTAATGAAAGAAATCAAAAATTGAAATCGTACAGTTCGCATTTTCCAGTAGTAGAAATCGACAGTTCTTTTTATGCTATTCAGTCTCAAACTAATTATCAAAAGTGGGTAGAGGAGACGCCTGATAATTTCTCCTTTGTAATAAAAGCGTTCCAAACCATAACTGGGCACGATCGAAAAAAAATAACAAATCGTGAAGCAAAAGAAATAGTAAAAGCGTTTATTACATCTATACAACCAGTAATCGAAGCAGGCAAATTAAATAGTGTGCTTTTTCAATTTCCGCCATGGTTTGATGTCCAACAACGGCATATTGAAAAACTTAAAAAAATCAGGCAATGGATGGGGGATATCCCGACTGCAATAGAATTTCGGAATCGCTCCTGGTATGAAGGTCACCAGCAAGAAACGATAGATTTCCTTAAACAATTGCAGGTAACACATACAATCTGTGACGAACCACAAGCTGGACAAGGATCGATTCCGATTGTCACCGACACAACAAATGACCGTGCGTTAATTCGTTTCCATGGGAGAAATGTCCATGGATGGAATAACCACGGTCAAGAAGATTGGCGTGCAGTTCGTTTTCTCTATCGTTACAATGAAACAGAGTTACAACAATGGGCAGAACGCATTCAATTACTTAAAAAGCAGGTGAGCGAGATTACGATTCTGTTCAATAATAATTCAGGTGGGGACGCAGCAGATAATGCTAAACAGCTGTTAACACTATTAGATATTAATTATGAAGGATTACATCCAAAACAAATAGACTTTTTTGATCTATTGTAG
- a CDS encoding cold-shock protein codes for MENGTVKWFNAEKGYGFIQLEEGNDVFVHYSAIQQEGFKTLEEGQEVTFEIVEGERGPQAANVEKK; via the coding sequence ATGGAAAACGGTACAGTAAAATGGTTCAATGCTGAGAAAGGCTATGGTTTCATTCAATTAGAAGAAGGCAATGATGTGTTTGTACATTATTCCGCTATCCAACAAGAAGGTTTCAAAACTTTAGAAGAAGGCCAGGAAGTCACATTCGAAATCGTCGAAGGTGAAAGAGGCCCACAAGCAGCTAACGTAGAAAAAAAATAA
- a CDS encoding queuosine precursor transporter, translating into MTNELLWILFALLNFAILIVMYRIFGKAGLFVWIGMSTVIANIQVIKTVEMLGLIATLGNITYGTIFLATDILNENHGKKEAKKAVWLGFASLLIMTIVMQVVLRFTPHASDISQEALETIFEIVPNIALGSMAAFVISQYLDVWIYSKIKKLLPSERMLWIRNNGSTMISQFVDTLVFCSIAFYDLHDFDVWLEILLTTYVIKFAVAALDTPFLYMAKKIKPKLNE; encoded by the coding sequence TTGACTAATGAATTATTATGGATATTATTTGCTCTCTTAAATTTTGCCATACTGATCGTCATGTACAGAATTTTTGGCAAAGCTGGATTATTTGTTTGGATTGGGATGTCTACCGTCATTGCCAATATTCAAGTAATCAAAACAGTAGAAATGCTTGGATTAATTGCTACATTGGGAAACATCACCTATGGAACGATTTTTCTGGCCACTGATATACTGAATGAGAATCACGGTAAAAAAGAAGCAAAAAAAGCGGTTTGGCTCGGTTTTGCTTCATTGCTTATTATGACCATTGTCATGCAGGTCGTATTGCGGTTTACACCCCACGCAAGTGACATTTCGCAAGAAGCATTAGAAACTATTTTTGAAATTGTACCAAACATTGCACTGGGAAGTATGGCTGCATTTGTCATCAGTCAGTACTTGGACGTATGGATTTACAGTAAGATTAAAAAATTACTACCATCTGAGCGGATGCTCTGGATAAGAAATAATGGTAGTACGATGATTAGTCAATTTGTTGATACGTTAGTGTTCTGTTCGATCGCATTTTATGATTTACATGATTTTGATGTCTGGTTGGAGATTTTATTGACGACATATGTGATCAAATTTGCTGTCGCAGCATTAGATACACCATTTTTATATATGGCAAAGAAAATCAAACCAAAACTTAATGAGTAA
- a CDS encoding ribonuclease HI family protein has protein sequence MIEVYTDGASKGNPGPSGVGIYIKKGAQHWEQSHYIGEYSNHEAEFIAVIKALEWCQHQFSDEIVSCRSDAKVVVDAIEKEVVRNSQYQPYVNQIIQLAAVFPYFFMKWIPEKQNKHADVLARNAIAKGRY, from the coding sequence ATGATTGAAGTATACACAGATGGGGCAAGCAAAGGAAACCCCGGTCCTAGCGGAGTCGGTATTTATATCAAAAAAGGGGCACAACATTGGGAACAATCACATTATATCGGTGAATACTCGAATCATGAGGCAGAATTTATCGCTGTTATCAAAGCATTGGAATGGTGCCAGCACCAATTTTCGGATGAGATTGTGTCTTGCCGATCGGATGCAAAAGTGGTTGTAGACGCTATTGAGAAAGAAGTGGTACGAAACAGTCAGTACCAGCCATACGTCAATCAGATTATCCAGCTGGCTGCTGTTTTCCCCTATTTCTTTATGAAATGGATTCCGGAGAAACAGAATAAACATGCAGATGTACTAGCCCGGAACGCGATAGCAAAGGGCCGTTATTAA
- a CDS encoding DUF6123 family protein, which produces MKNSEQLAYFLENLWTKGFKLTDEEVHFIYFGHKYTNTSIIHAKLAISFTLQIQMTFDRSFYISLLELFELHQIETKKEAILLLKQNDLMH; this is translated from the coding sequence GTGAAGAATAGTGAACAGCTGGCATATTTTTTAGAAAATTTATGGACAAAAGGATTTAAGTTAACCGATGAAGAGGTTCATTTTATTTATTTTGGCCATAAATATACCAATACTTCTATTATCCATGCCAAATTAGCGATCTCATTCACGTTGCAGATTCAAATGACGTTTGATCGCAGTTTTTATATTAGTTTGTTAGAATTATTTGAACTTCATCAAATCGAGACTAAAAAAGAAGCCATCCTACTCTTAAAGCAAAATGACTTAATGCATTAA
- a CDS encoding THUMP domain-containing class I SAM-dependent RNA methyltransferase yields the protein MGNSITLIATAAMGLEAIVAKEVRQLGYEDVTVENGKVIFQADHQAIARCNLWLRTADRVKLLIGEFKAMTYDELFEQTKALPWENYIPEDGKFPVNGKSHKSTLFSVPDCQAIVKKAIVERLKQKHGVANWLQETGAEYKIEAALLKDKVTVTLDTSGVGLHKRGYRTGQGDAPLKETLAAALVQLTNWRGDQPFYDLFCGSGTIPIEAALIGQNIAPGFNRSFSAEEWDFISSDIWDKALEEAEDLANYDQPLYIYGSDLDPKMIDIAKENAMEAGLADLVQWKQMQATDFHSTHEGGYIVSNPPYGERLGDKEAVEEMYRKLGSALRNYPSWNVYILTANEKFEALYGKEASKKRKLFNAFIKTDYYQYFGKKQR from the coding sequence ATGGGAAACTCAATTACATTAATAGCTACCGCTGCAATGGGATTAGAAGCGATTGTAGCCAAAGAAGTACGTCAATTAGGCTATGAAGATGTCACAGTTGAAAATGGAAAAGTGATCTTCCAGGCCGATCATCAAGCAATAGCTCGTTGTAATTTATGGTTGCGAACAGCAGACCGTGTAAAATTACTCATCGGAGAATTTAAAGCAATGACATATGATGAGCTTTTCGAACAAACTAAAGCTTTACCATGGGAGAATTATATTCCAGAGGACGGAAAGTTCCCTGTAAACGGAAAATCGCACAAATCAACATTATTTAGTGTCCCAGACTGTCAGGCCATTGTGAAGAAGGCAATTGTTGAACGATTAAAGCAAAAACACGGAGTTGCTAACTGGTTACAAGAAACAGGAGCAGAATACAAAATTGAAGCTGCTCTATTAAAGGATAAAGTAACAGTTACATTGGATACATCTGGTGTCGGTTTGCACAAAAGAGGGTACCGGACAGGACAAGGGGATGCACCATTAAAGGAAACACTGGCAGCAGCGTTGGTTCAATTGACCAATTGGCGTGGTGATCAGCCCTTTTATGACCTATTCTGCGGTTCTGGAACTATTCCAATTGAAGCGGCATTAATTGGTCAAAACATTGCGCCTGGCTTTAATCGCTCATTCTCAGCAGAGGAATGGGATTTCATTTCATCTGATATATGGGACAAAGCATTAGAAGAAGCAGAAGATTTAGCCAACTACGACCAGCCTCTCTACATTTATGGTTCTGACCTAGATCCTAAAATGATTGATATCGCTAAGGAAAACGCGATGGAAGCAGGACTTGCCGACCTCGTACAGTGGAAGCAAATGCAAGCAACAGACTTTCATTCAACGCATGAGGGTGGTTATATTGTCAGCAATCCTCCTTATGGTGAGCGTTTAGGTGATAAAGAAGCAGTAGAAGAGATGTACCGAAAGCTTGGAAGTGCATTGCGAAATTACCCAAGTTGGAATGTGTATATATTAACAGCAAATGAGAAATTCGAAGCTTTATATGGTAAAGAAGCGTCGAAAAAACGTAAACTTTTCAATGCGTTTATCAAAACAGATTATTATCAATATTTCGGTAAAAAGCAGAGATAA
- the gpsB gene encoding cell division regulator GpsB: MANQLHGKDILEKNFKTAMRGYHQEEVDEYLDVIIQDYEYFQDEIARLQQENERLKRQAEHTRIRPATSNHQVNYDILKRLSNLEKAVFGKKFEE; this comes from the coding sequence ATGGCAAACCAATTACATGGAAAAGATATTTTAGAAAAAAACTTTAAAACAGCAATGAGAGGGTATCATCAGGAAGAAGTCGATGAATATTTGGATGTTATTATTCAAGATTATGAATATTTTCAGGATGAAATAGCTCGATTACAGCAAGAAAATGAACGATTAAAAAGACAGGCAGAGCACACGCGAATTCGACCTGCAACATCCAATCACCAAGTAAATTACGATATTCTTAAGAGACTGTCTAATTTAGAAAAAGCAGTGTTTGGTAAAAAATTCGAGGAATAA
- a CDS encoding SLOG family protein yields the protein MKVITITGNKPMELNIRNEKDHRIFFIKEALKQRLLSLIDDGLEWVIVSGQMGVELWAAQVVIDLREDYNIQLGIFPPFLEYESRWPDIYQELFLEIKEQADYYQPLYEEVYKAPYQLINKDHWLIDKTEGCLILADEEYPGSTGYMLDKLKKAASESNYSIIFITPEDLEEVVRSYQDSIDGYS from the coding sequence ATGAAAGTTATCACGATAACCGGAAATAAACCAATGGAATTGAATATCCGAAATGAAAAGGATCATCGAATTTTTTTCATAAAAGAAGCATTAAAACAACGTCTACTTTCCTTGATTGATGATGGATTAGAATGGGTTATCGTGTCTGGCCAAATGGGAGTTGAATTATGGGCTGCCCAAGTCGTTATCGATCTTCGGGAAGATTATAACATCCAGTTAGGAATATTTCCGCCTTTTTTAGAATACGAATCTAGATGGCCGGATATTTATCAGGAGCTCTTTCTCGAAATAAAAGAACAAGCTGATTATTATCAACCATTATACGAAGAAGTCTATAAAGCACCTTATCAATTAATAAACAAAGATCATTGGTTAATAGACAAAACGGAAGGGTGCTTAATTCTTGCAGATGAAGAGTATCCTGGAAGTACTGGATACATGTTAGACAAGCTAAAAAAAGCAGCATCTGAATCCAATTATTCCATAATATTTATCACTCCGGAAGATCTAGAAGAGGTAGTAAGATCCTATCAGGATTCCATCGATGGTTATTCGTGA
- a CDS encoding spore coat protein, whose product MRHRRPFGCVSPANTIVHPTKCKEVHTCSESQVNHIHPTHTNVVNHHLVKNTHYYPQTTSYQNTVDQVNTVGDPNAVMGAMDPGMGNGMGNNMGAGMNNGMNNGMVGGAVDPGYNYPPAGHCCKPKKMW is encoded by the coding sequence ATGAGACATCGAAGACCTTTTGGTTGTGTAAGTCCAGCTAACACCATTGTACACCCGACAAAGTGTAAGGAAGTGCATACGTGCAGTGAAAGTCAAGTGAATCATATCCACCCGACACATACAAATGTGGTAAACCATCACTTAGTGAAGAACACGCACTACTATCCACAGACTACTTCCTATCAAAATACAGTGGATCAGGTAAATACAGTTGGTGATCCTAACGCTGTTATGGGTGCAATGGATCCAGGAATGGGCAACGGTATGGGCAATAACATGGGCGCTGGTATGAATAACGGCATGAATAATGGAATGGTTGGTGGAGCAGTTGATCCTGGTTATAATTATCCGCCTGCTGGCCACTGCTGCAAACCTAAAAAAATGTGGTAA
- a CDS encoding DUF1798 family protein, with protein MLLLTYIEELERELQELKSYYLTHEKPENRRDPDFFVFVKEQTEPVFIKVENWYQEALQFVKNRHVNVHPQQIESTEENMKLLLLHSYYVDVRRKRYMELHQSVLYVFSLLKDDINKN; from the coding sequence TTGTTACTGTTAACTTATATAGAAGAATTGGAACGAGAACTACAGGAACTAAAATCTTATTACCTAACACATGAGAAACCGGAAAACAGACGTGATCCCGATTTTTTCGTTTTTGTAAAAGAACAAACTGAACCGGTTTTTATAAAAGTGGAAAACTGGTATCAAGAAGCATTACAGTTTGTAAAGAATCGACATGTAAATGTTCATCCGCAGCAAATTGAATCGACCGAAGAAAATATGAAATTATTATTATTACACAGTTATTATGTAGATGTTAGGAGAAAACGTTACATGGAATTACACCAATCCGTGCTTTATGTATTCTCATTATTAAAGGACGATATTAATAAAAATTAA
- the recU gene encoding Holliday junction resolvase RecU, whose translation MQYPNGKKSSAKHYRPSVSQTIYSNRGMTLEEEINDTNHYYLAQQMAIIHKKPTPVQIVHVDYPKRSAAVIKEAYFKQASTTDYNGIYKGKHVDFEAKETKNKQSFPLSNIHMHQIDHMKQIVEHGGICFLLIRFTLYQETYLLPAEHLITHWEQQFTGGRKSIRYETVKKQGYIVPVRYQAKVDYLAAIDQYYMENGGRHHGR comes from the coding sequence ATGCAATATCCAAACGGCAAAAAGTCATCAGCGAAGCATTATCGACCATCTGTCAGTCAAACAATTTATTCGAACAGGGGAATGACGCTGGAAGAAGAGATCAATGATACCAACCATTATTATCTCGCACAGCAAATGGCGATAATCCATAAGAAACCTACTCCTGTACAAATCGTACATGTCGATTACCCAAAAAGAAGTGCAGCAGTGATAAAAGAAGCCTATTTCAAACAAGCATCAACAACGGATTATAACGGCATTTACAAAGGAAAGCATGTTGATTTTGAAGCGAAGGAAACCAAAAATAAACAGTCATTTCCACTCAGCAACATACATATGCATCAAATTGATCATATGAAACAAATTGTGGAGCATGGCGGCATCTGTTTTTTGTTAATTCGATTCACACTTTATCAGGAAACGTATCTGTTGCCTGCTGAACATCTGATTACACATTGGGAACAACAATTTACTGGTGGCAGAAAGTCAATTCGTTATGAAACTGTGAAAAAGCAAGGTTATATAGTACCGGTTCGTTATCAGGCTAAAGTCGATTATCTAGCAGCTATCGACCAGTATTATATGGAGAACGGAGGAAGACATCATGGCAGATAA
- a CDS encoding transglycosylase domain-containing protein has product MADNSQSRMERRKQGKQKKTNNNSTWKKIMKYALIAVLLIGLGVGALFTYYVATAPDIDAELLSDPASTNLLDVNGDVFAKLGSEKRTKISYDDIPQQLEDAILATEDVRFFSHIGIDFRRIGAAVIANFKNGFGSQGASTITQQVVKGSFLTNDKKLKRKVQEQWLALKLDSQYSKEEILEMYVNKIYYGSSAYGVATAAEVYFGKTDLSELTLAESAILAGLPQRPSAYDPFVNPELTKERMNTVLNLMVQHNKISEQEAEEARNVNIEELLTDKKKDYVKYEGFIQQVRKEVQEKTGADIYKDGLTVHTTLDPNAQEQVELLLSDSEDNPIPFSKDPELQAGLSVVDTKTGAIRAIGGGRNRENDGWNYAIDGDGRQGGSVMKPVMAYGPAIENLQWSTYQQLNNDQPYPIEGTDKVIRNWNGSYNGWVSARYALEQSLNVPAVKTFAEVGTSAAKEFAEGLGLTFQNNLTITDAIGGTANGVTSLQMAGAYSAFGNEGIYHEPYAVKKIEYSDDRSEELVSEAQVAMADSTAYMVTDMLKSVVQEGTGTAANISGLDMAGKTGTTNDDTNSWFVGYTTNYTVSVWTGYPNPAEIQETGIAKQLFKETMSYISEGVETKDFTKPDSVVEVQIEKGSNPAKLPSDYTPNSNITTELFVKGTEPSSVSEKFDKLDPVANLSANYDKENDTITANWEYDEDDVQFKVSAGTDGSLNDLTTTEDKEVEISNVEKGKTYTIEVIAANDDMESEPQTVTVEVADDQPEELPQVSGLQQTYDPANRSALISWQYDQQGPIEYEVVVEQGGQTVDQFTTNKKSVNISQLQADKTYNIHVSPIQTENDARGPAASIQVTTQSAEPEDGGETGDTGNGNDNGQGNNNDGDSEGGNTDGEGDNPDTGEDNNNENQTDDENNEDSGSEEEPTQEQQQAS; this is encoded by the coding sequence ATGGCAGATAATAGCCAGTCAAGAATGGAAAGAAGAAAACAAGGTAAACAAAAGAAAACGAACAATAATTCTACGTGGAAGAAAATCATGAAATACGCACTAATAGCCGTATTATTAATCGGTCTCGGTGTCGGTGCTCTATTCACCTATTATGTAGCTACAGCGCCAGATATCGATGCAGAGTTGCTGTCTGATCCAGCTTCTACGAATTTATTAGATGTGAATGGTGATGTATTTGCAAAATTAGGGTCCGAAAAGCGAACAAAAATTTCGTATGATGATATACCGCAACAATTAGAAGATGCGATATTAGCTACAGAAGATGTTCGATTCTTTAGTCATATTGGAATCGATTTTAGAAGAATCGGTGCAGCGGTTATTGCAAATTTTAAAAATGGGTTTGGTTCCCAAGGTGCCAGTACTATTACCCAGCAAGTCGTAAAAGGATCCTTCCTGACTAATGACAAGAAATTAAAACGTAAGGTGCAGGAACAATGGTTGGCATTAAAATTAGATAGTCAGTACAGCAAAGAAGAAATACTCGAGATGTATGTGAATAAAATTTATTATGGCTCAAGTGCCTATGGAGTTGCTACTGCAGCAGAGGTTTATTTTGGCAAAACAGATTTAAGTGAATTAACATTAGCAGAATCAGCGATATTAGCTGGTCTCCCCCAACGACCAAGTGCATATGATCCTTTCGTTAACCCGGAATTGACGAAGGAACGTATGAATACAGTATTGAATTTAATGGTACAGCATAATAAAATAAGCGAACAAGAAGCAGAAGAAGCTAGAAATGTAAACATTGAAGAATTACTGACAGACAAGAAAAAAGACTATGTTAAATATGAAGGTTTTATCCAGCAAGTTCGTAAAGAAGTGCAGGAAAAGACTGGTGCAGACATTTACAAAGATGGGTTAACCGTTCATACAACACTTGATCCAAATGCACAGGAACAAGTTGAATTATTGCTTAGTGACAGTGAGGATAATCCGATTCCATTCAGTAAAGATCCTGAATTGCAAGCTGGTTTATCAGTAGTTGATACGAAAACTGGTGCCATTCGTGCGATTGGTGGCGGACGTAATCGTGAAAATGATGGTTGGAACTATGCGATTGATGGCGATGGCCGTCAAGGTGGTTCAGTTATGAAACCAGTTATGGCTTATGGACCAGCAATCGAGAACTTGCAATGGTCAACCTATCAGCAACTGAATAACGATCAGCCTTACCCAATTGAGGGTACTGATAAAGTAATCCGTAACTGGAATGGTAGTTATAATGGTTGGGTATCCGCTAGATATGCATTAGAACAATCATTAAATGTTCCAGCAGTTAAGACATTTGCAGAAGTTGGTACCAGTGCTGCCAAAGAATTCGCAGAGGGATTAGGCCTCACCTTCCAAAATAATCTTACAATTACCGATGCGATTGGTGGTACAGCTAATGGCGTTACTTCATTGCAAATGGCAGGTGCTTATTCAGCATTTGGTAACGAAGGTATATATCATGAACCATATGCAGTGAAGAAAATCGAATACTCTGATGATCGTTCAGAAGAATTAGTTTCCGAAGCCCAAGTAGCTATGGCTGATTCTACTGCCTATATGGTAACGGATATGTTAAAATCTGTTGTACAAGAAGGTACAGGTACAGCTGCCAATATTTCCGGGCTTGATATGGCAGGTAAAACCGGTACAACAAATGATGATACGAATTCCTGGTTTGTAGGGTATACGACTAACTATACCGTCTCCGTCTGGACGGGGTACCCTAACCCGGCAGAAATTCAGGAAACAGGTATCGCCAAGCAACTGTTTAAAGAAACGATGTCCTATATTTCAGAAGGTGTAGAAACAAAGGATTTCACAAAACCAGATTCTGTTGTGGAAGTACAAATTGAAAAAGGTTCTAATCCAGCTAAATTGCCAAGTGATTATACACCAAACTCCAATATCACAACAGAACTATTTGTCAAAGGTACGGAACCTAGCTCTGTTTCAGAGAAGTTCGATAAATTGGATCCAGTTGCTAATCTTTCAGCAAACTATGATAAAGAAAATGATACGATAACAGCGAACTGGGAATATGATGAAGATGATGTTCAGTTCAAAGTATCAGCTGGAACAGATGGTTCACTTAATGATTTAACGACTACCGAAGATAAAGAAGTCGAAATCTCGAATGTGGAGAAAGGCAAAACGTATACGATTGAAGTTATTGCAGCCAATGACGATATGGAGAGTGAACCGCAGACAGTAACTGTCGAAGTAGCAGACGATCAACCTGAGGAATTACCACAGGTTTCAGGACTGCAGCAAACGTATGATCCAGCCAATCGATCCGCCTTAATCAGCTGGCAATATGACCAGCAAGGTCCTATTGAGTATGAGGTTGTGGTAGAACAAGGTGGTCAAACAGTTGATCAATTTACAACCAATAAAAAATCGGTCAATATTAGTCAGTTACAGGCAGATAAGACCTATAATATTCATGTATCACCAATTCAAACGGAAAATGATGCACGTGGTCCTGCAGCCAGTATTCAAGTAACAACACAAAGTGCAGAACCAGAAGACGGTGGTGAAACTGGAGATACAGGAAACGGTAATGATAACGGCCAAGGAAACAATAATGATGGTGATAGTGAGGGTGGAAATACCGATGGAGAAGGTGATAACCCTGACACCGGAGAGGATAATAACAACGAGAACCAAACAGATGATGAAAACAACGAAGATAGTGGTTCAGAGGAAGAACCAACTCAAGAACAACAACAAGCTTCATAG
- the nth gene encoding endonuclease III translates to MLTMKEIAIVRKELENMFPDAECELTHENPFELVIAVLLSAQCTDALVNKVTKDLFQKYKTPEDYLAVSLEELQSDIRSIGLYRNKSKNIRKLCETLIEKYNGVVPHTKEELEGLAGVGRKTANVVASVAFGEPTIAVDTHVERVSKRLGICRWKDSVLEVEKTLMRKIPKEEWSDTHHRMIFFGRYHCKAKSPQCEICPLLDLCREGQKRMKKSSKVIV, encoded by the coding sequence ATGTTAACAATGAAAGAAATAGCAATTGTGCGGAAGGAATTAGAGAATATGTTTCCTGATGCTGAATGTGAGTTGACACATGAAAATCCATTTGAATTAGTAATAGCTGTTTTACTATCTGCTCAATGTACAGATGCCTTAGTAAATAAAGTAACAAAAGATCTATTTCAGAAATACAAAACACCCGAGGATTACTTGGCTGTTAGCTTAGAAGAATTGCAGTCAGATATTCGTTCCATTGGTTTATATCGCAACAAATCAAAGAACATTCGTAAGCTGTGCGAAACATTAATAGAAAAATACAATGGTGTTGTCCCTCATACAAAAGAAGAACTCGAAGGTTTAGCAGGAGTGGGTAGGAAGACAGCAAATGTAGTAGCTTCTGTTGCTTTTGGTGAACCGACCATTGCTGTTGATACTCATGTAGAGCGTGTTTCTAAGCGGCTAGGAATTTGTCGTTGGAAAGACAGTGTGTTAGAGGTGGAGAAAACACTGATGCGGAAAATACCAAAAGAAGAGTGGAGCGATACGCATCATCGAATGATTTTTTTCGGTCGGTATCATTGTAAAGCAAAAAGTCCACAATGTGAGATCTGTCCATTATTAGATTTATGCCGGGAAGGTCAGAAAAGAATGAAAAAAAGCAGCAAGGTTATCGTGTAA
- a CDS encoding DnaD domain-containing protein, producing MREKMQTILFDQVNLPALLIERFAQLGMNETQLAIILQIYTAQRRGNNFPTPEELSRQLTISSEACSNLLRQLIQKGFLTIEEDKEDEQIIKETYSFEPLWEKLYQPEEKPRKQTEDKVGEVFQKFEREFGRPLSPFEIEMINNWLDEDKHDMSLIYAALREAVLMGKINFKYIDRILMEWHKKGIKSPQQAQQTSRSFHQNQTNTTAKKSHSYDKSLYYNWLEE from the coding sequence ATGCGCGAAAAAATGCAGACAATATTATTTGACCAGGTCAATCTTCCAGCTCTTTTGATTGAACGATTTGCACAGTTAGGTATGAACGAAACACAACTTGCAATTATTTTACAAATCTATACCGCACAACGGCGTGGAAATAATTTTCCTACACCAGAAGAACTGTCCAGACAGCTAACGATCAGTAGCGAGGCATGTTCCAACCTGTTACGTCAGCTGATACAAAAGGGCTTTCTTACGATTGAAGAAGACAAGGAAGACGAGCAGATTATAAAAGAAACGTATTCATTTGAGCCACTATGGGAAAAACTGTATCAACCAGAAGAAAAACCGAGAAAACAAACGGAAGATAAAGTAGGAGAGGTCTTTCAAAAGTTTGAACGTGAATTTGGCAGACCACTTTCTCCGTTTGAAATTGAGATGATTAACAATTGGCTTGATGAGGACAAGCATGATATGTCATTAATATATGCTGCCTTACGAGAAGCGGTATTAATGGGGAAGATCAATTTTAAATATATTGATCGGATTTTAATGGAGTGGCACAAGAAAGGAATCAAATCTCCCCAACAGGCTCAACAGACGAGCAGGTCGTTCCATCAAAACCAAACGAATACAACAGCAAAAAAATCCCATTCATATGATAAATCCCTTTATTATAACTGGTTAGAGGAGTAA